The Humulus lupulus chromosome 3, drHumLupu1.1, whole genome shotgun sequence genome window below encodes:
- the LOC133822329 gene encoding 3-oxoacyl-[acyl-carrier-protein] reductase 4-like, translated as MAAIAGSNAVVSKSTGISSSFCDRKAPHFQQWSPISGGRSRRHSIALQCKSKSLSGVVKAQVATLEQASAGVAQNVEAPVVIVTGASRGIGRATALALGKAGCKVLVNYARSSKEAEEVSKEIEASGGQALTFGGDVSKEADVELMIKTAVDAWGTVDVLVNNAGITRDGLLMRMKKTQWQDVIDLNLTGVFLCTQAAAKIMMKKKKGRIINVASVVGLVGNAGQANYSAAKAGVIGFTKAVAKEYSSRNINVNAIAPGFIASDMTAKLGDDIEKKILETIPLGRYGQPEEVAGLVEFLALDPAASYITGQVLTIDGGMVM; from the exons ATGGCTGCCATTGCTGGATCAAACGCTGTCGTTTCCAAATCCACCGGAATTTCCAGCTCATTCTGTGATCGGAAAGCCCCGCATTTTCAGCAGTGGTCTCCCATTTCGGGTGGCCGATCACGCCGTCACTCCATTGCTCTTCAATGCAAATCCAAGAGCTTGTCTG GTGTCGTGAAAGCTCAGGTTGCAACTCTTGAACAAGCAAGCGCCGGAGTAGCCCAAAATGTGGAGGCTCCGGTGGTCATTGTGACTGGTGCCTCTAGAGGTATTGGAAGAGCTACTGCATTGGCCTTGGGCAAAGCTGGTTGCAAG GTTCTTGTTAATTATGCTAGATCATCAAAGGAGGCTGAGGAAGTTTCCAAAGAG ATTGAAGCATCTGGTGGACAAGCTCTTACTTTTGGAGGAGATGTTTCAAAAGAAGCTGATGTTGAATTAATGATCAAAACA GCAGTAGATGCTTGGGGAACTGTTGACGTACTAGTAAATAATGCAG GAATCACCAGGGATGGTTTATTGATGAGAATGAAGAAAACCCAGTGGCAGGATGTTATTGATTTGAATCTTACTGGTGTATTTCTCTGTACACAG GCTGCAGCCAAAATTATGATGAAGAAGAAAAAG GGAAGGATAATTAATGTAGCATCAGTTGTTGGTCTAGTTGGCAATGCTGGGCAAGCCAATTACAGTGCTGCAAAAGCAGGAGTAATTGGCTTCACAAAAGCCGTTGCTAAGGAGTATTCCAGCAGAAACATCAAC GTTAATGCTATTGCCCCGGGCTTTATTGCATCTGATATGACTGCCAAGCTAGGAGATGATATTGAGAAGAAAATCTTGGAGACCATTCCCTTAG GAAGATATGGTCAACCGGAAGAAGT